The following are encoded in a window of Dehalococcoidales bacterium genomic DNA:
- a CDS encoding YlxR family protein, whose amino-acid sequence MMRNSSSLTAKQLPQRTCLACRQVKAKSEMVRLVRVADGSVEVDIDGKKKGRGAYLCPLAGCWKTGLKGNRLEHTLRVILTQDNRERLIKYGKDLYEGVD is encoded by the coding sequence ATGATGAGGAATTCGAGTAGTCTTACTGCCAAGCAGCTACCGCAGCGGACCTGCCTGGCTTGCCGCCAGGTAAAGGCAAAGTCGGAGATGGTTCGTCTGGTGCGGGTAGCTGATGGTAGTGTGGAAGTTGATATTGATGGTAAGAAGAAGGGGCGCGGTGCGTATTTATGTCCTTTAGCCGGGTGCTGGAAAACCGGGCTTAAAGGTAACAGATTAGAGCACACGCTGCGGGTCATTCTTACTCAGGATAATCGGGAACGGCTGATAAAGTATGGGAAAGACCTGTATGAAGGAGTTGATTAG